One Methylosinus sp. LW4 genomic region harbors:
- a CDS encoding PRC-barrel domain-containing protein produces the protein MASANPDLNLVSSEDVEGTTVFDRLGNQLGEIDHLMIDKISGRVRYAVMSFGGFLGLGHSHYPLPWNSLSYDNEREGYVADIIEQQLQNAPEFSDDSWTDRDWEKRVHEHYHARPYWDEQSQQWQGEQQPRPRG, from the coding sequence ATGGCGAGCGCCAATCCCGACCTCAATCTCGTCTCCAGCGAAGACGTCGAAGGCACGACTGTCTTCGATCGGCTCGGCAATCAGCTCGGAGAGATCGATCATCTGATGATCGACAAGATCTCGGGCCGCGTGCGCTACGCCGTCATGAGCTTCGGCGGCTTTCTCGGCCTCGGCCACAGCCATTATCCGCTGCCGTGGAACTCGCTCTCCTACGACAATGAACGCGAGGGCTATGTCGCCGACATCATCGAGCAGCAGCTGCAGAATGCGCCCGAGTTCAGCGACGACAGCTGGACCGACCGCGACTGGGAGAAGCGTGTTCACGAGCATTATCACGCGCGCCCTTATTGGGACGAGCAGTCGCAGCAATGGCAGGGCGAGCAGCAGCCGCGTCCGCGCGGCTGA
- a CDS encoding flavin monoamine oxidase family protein: protein MLDVVIVGGGACGLALARGLAGAGVSFALYEARPRLGGRVLSVEDKASGMRVDMGPTWFWPDTQPTITALVKELGLTDFPQYDPGTALLLAFGDKKPETRMTPNLHSGARRLEGGMASLIEALTAAVPADAIHLSSVLRAIADRGDHVELTFESDGKTETVTAKRAVLALPPRLLAEHLAFQPELDALSRNAMRSAPTWMASQAKAVVGFSGAPAWRAEGHSGNAFATHEQAVLGEIFDACDASGERAAIGGFFALSAELREAFSGGMSMLIESQFVQLFGRSVEDGEQHVQDWTHEPFTCATIDLTPPSEHPDYGDPLLRQAFWDGKLYLGGTETAREGGGYLEGALVAAERIRLRLLDQKETSTMISGEGASGEALNEASMARFREWVNAKRAPTFASYRQRLNFGLSNGQKEQITQRAMLGAMEAVLKEAIAVLEGLPFDHSVVAVDKGRSDLTPLAQKAFDGFIQELLDGVIDFNRTSCALSNFPEEHKPSKDYLQVTLLDIAAAWKEFSLDANQVLLDKRVVDQQATRSL from the coding sequence ATGCTGGACGTTGTGATTGTCGGGGGCGGGGCCTGCGGCTTGGCGCTGGCGCGCGGTCTCGCTGGGGCAGGGGTGAGCTTCGCGCTCTATGAAGCGCGTCCGCGGCTCGGCGGGCGCGTATTGTCGGTCGAGGACAAAGCCTCGGGAATGCGCGTCGATATGGGTCCGACCTGGTTCTGGCCGGACACGCAGCCGACCATCACCGCTCTGGTGAAGGAGCTCGGCCTCACGGATTTTCCGCAATATGATCCGGGCACGGCGCTGCTGCTCGCCTTCGGCGACAAGAAGCCGGAGACGCGCATGACGCCCAATCTCCATTCCGGCGCGCGTCGGCTGGAGGGCGGCATGGCCTCGCTGATCGAGGCGCTGACGGCGGCGGTTCCGGCGGATGCGATTCATCTCTCCTCCGTGCTGCGCGCCATCGCCGACCGCGGCGATCATGTGGAGCTGACCTTCGAGTCGGACGGCAAGACCGAGACCGTGACCGCCAAGCGCGCCGTTCTCGCTCTGCCGCCGCGCCTGCTGGCGGAGCATCTCGCCTTCCAGCCGGAGCTCGACGCGCTGAGCCGCAACGCCATGCGCAGCGCGCCGACCTGGATGGCGTCGCAGGCCAAGGCCGTGGTCGGCTTCTCCGGCGCGCCGGCCTGGCGGGCGGAAGGGCATTCCGGCAACGCCTTCGCCACCCATGAGCAGGCCGTTCTGGGCGAGATTTTCGACGCCTGCGACGCCTCCGGCGAGCGCGCGGCGATCGGCGGCTTCTTCGCGCTCTCCGCGGAGCTGCGGGAGGCGTTCAGCGGCGGCATGTCCATGCTGATCGAAAGTCAGTTCGTTCAATTGTTCGGCAGGTCGGTCGAGGACGGCGAGCAGCATGTCCAGGATTGGACGCACGAACCCTTCACCTGCGCGACGATCGATCTCACCCCGCCGTCCGAGCATCCCGACTATGGCGATCCGCTGCTGCGGCAGGCCTTTTGGGACGGAAAGCTCTATCTCGGCGGCACGGAGACCGCGCGCGAGGGCGGCGGCTATCTCGAGGGCGCGCTGGTCGCGGCCGAGCGTATAAGGCTGCGCCTTCTCGATCAGAAGGAGACGTCGACGATGATTTCCGGCGAAGGCGCCTCCGGCGAGGCGCTCAATGAAGCCAGCATGGCGCGTTTCCGCGAATGGGTGAACGCCAAGCGCGCCCCGACTTTCGCCAGCTATCGCCAGCGGCTGAATTTCGGCCTCTCCAACGGCCAGAAGGAGCAGATCACGCAACGCGCCATGCTCGGCGCGATGGAGGCGGTGCTGAAGGAGGCGATCGCCGTGCTCGAGGGCCTGCCCTTCGACCATTCCGTCGTCGCCGTCGACAAGGGCCGCTCCGATCTGACGCCGCTGGCGCAAAAGGCCTTCGACGGCTTCATTCAGGAGCTGCTCGACGGCGTCATCGACTTTAATCGCACCTCTTGCGCGCTCTCCAATTTCCCGGAGGAGCACAAGCCGTCCAAGGATTATCTCCAGGTCACGCTGCTCGACATTGCGGCGGCGTGGAAGGAGTTCTCGCTGGACGCCAATCAGGTGCTGCTCGACAAGCGCGTCGTCGATCAGCAGGCGACGCGCAGCCTCTGA
- a CDS encoding thioredoxin domain-containing protein — translation MAKPPPMERPQVTQDRNRLGEETSPYLLQHKDNPVHWRAWSAETLALAKAQGKPILLSSGYAACHWCHVMAAESFESDAIAALMNENFVNVKVDREERPDIDHLYQQALQLTGRRGGWPLTMFLTPDGEPFWGGTYFPPEPRYGMPGFADILKAISELWRENPAVVTRNVAAIGEGLSRLAETAPADPISPDLVETIAEKLDGYIDRANGGVGGAPKFPQAASLEFLWRAWKRMGRASYREAVLTTLDHICQGGIYDHLAGGFARYSTDERWLVPHFEKMLYDNAQLVDLLTLVWQDEKTPLYAARIEETIDWALREMRLAEGVFASSLDADSEHEEGKFYVWTAAEVDAILGARAAAFRAVYDIEEDGNWEGKSIPNRLRSMELLSAEEEAALALDRAKLLAARAARVRPGRDDKALADWNGLMIAAIASAAQVFGRRDWLEAATAAFDFIAAKMTTAGGRLLHSYGAGRAKHMAVLDDYADLTRAALALHEATGEARFLERGGDWIEIVETHYRDANAGGYFFTADDAEALIRRSKIAEDAPLPSGNGTMTQILAQLYHLTGDERYRARADSTLAAFASAVRRGMLGYSTLLNGAETLRDGLQIVVIGARDAPDTAALLRVVHGVSLPGRTLAIVAPGAELPPAHPAAGKTMINGSAAAYVCRGATCSLPIVEATELEKALR, via the coding sequence ATGGCAAAGCCGCCTCCGATGGAGAGACCGCAAGTGACGCAAGACCGCAACCGCCTCGGGGAGGAGACGAGCCCCTATCTCCTCCAGCACAAGGACAATCCCGTCCATTGGCGCGCGTGGTCGGCCGAGACGCTGGCGCTCGCCAAGGCGCAGGGCAAGCCCATTCTGCTCTCCAGCGGCTACGCCGCCTGCCATTGGTGCCATGTGATGGCGGCCGAGAGCTTCGAGAGCGACGCGATCGCCGCGCTGATGAACGAGAATTTCGTCAATGTGAAGGTCGATCGCGAGGAGCGGCCGGACATAGACCATCTCTATCAGCAGGCGCTGCAGCTCACCGGGCGGCGCGGCGGCTGGCCTTTGACCATGTTTCTGACGCCGGACGGCGAGCCCTTTTGGGGCGGCACCTATTTCCCGCCGGAGCCGCGCTATGGAATGCCCGGCTTCGCCGATATTCTGAAGGCCATTTCCGAGCTCTGGCGCGAGAATCCCGCAGTGGTCACGCGCAATGTGGCGGCGATCGGCGAAGGGCTGAGCCGCCTCGCCGAAACCGCGCCCGCGGATCCGATCTCGCCCGATCTCGTCGAGACGATCGCCGAAAAGCTGGACGGCTATATCGATCGCGCCAATGGCGGCGTCGGCGGCGCGCCGAAATTTCCGCAGGCGGCGAGCCTCGAATTTCTTTGGCGCGCATGGAAGCGCATGGGCCGCGCCTCTTATCGCGAGGCCGTGCTGACGACGCTCGATCATATTTGCCAGGGCGGCATTTACGATCATCTCGCCGGAGGCTTCGCGCGCTATTCGACCGATGAGCGCTGGCTCGTCCCGCATTTCGAGAAAATGCTCTATGACAACGCCCAGCTCGTCGATCTGCTGACGCTCGTCTGGCAAGACGAGAAGACGCCGCTCTACGCCGCGCGCATAGAGGAGACGATCGACTGGGCGCTGCGCGAGATGCGGCTCGCGGAAGGCGTCTTCGCCAGCAGCCTCGACGCCGACAGCGAGCATGAGGAAGGCAAATTCTATGTCTGGACCGCGGCCGAGGTCGACGCCATTCTCGGCGCGCGCGCTGCGGCCTTTCGCGCCGTCTACGACATAGAGGAGGACGGCAATTGGGAAGGCAAATCCATTCCCAATCGCCTACGTTCGATGGAACTGCTGTCGGCGGAAGAAGAAGCCGCGCTCGCGCTGGATCGCGCGAAGCTTTTGGCGGCGCGCGCGGCGCGCGTGCGGCCGGGCCGCGACGACAAGGCGCTCGCCGATTGGAACGGGCTGATGATCGCCGCAATAGCCAGCGCCGCGCAAGTCTTCGGGCGGCGCGACTGGCTGGAGGCGGCGACGGCGGCCTTCGATTTCATCGCCGCGAAAATGACCACCGCCGGTGGAAGGCTGCTGCACTCCTATGGCGCCGGCCGCGCGAAACATATGGCCGTGCTGGACGATTACGCCGATCTCACGCGCGCCGCTCTGGCGCTCCATGAGGCGACCGGCGAAGCGCGCTTCCTCGAGCGCGGAGGCGATTGGATCGAGATCGTCGAGACGCATTATCGCGATGCGAACGCCGGCGGCTATTTCTTCACCGCCGACGACGCGGAAGCGCTGATCCGCCGCTCGAAAATCGCCGAGGACGCCCCCTTGCCCTCCGGCAATGGGACGATGACGCAAATTCTCGCGCAGCTCTATCATCTCACCGGCGACGAGCGCTATCGCGCCCGCGCCGACTCCACGCTCGCGGCTTTCGCCAGCGCCGTGCGACGCGGAATGCTCGGCTATTCCACGCTGCTGAACGGCGCCGAGACTTTGCGCGACGGATTGCAGATCGTCGTCATCGGCGCGCGCGACGCGCCGGACACGGCCGCGCTGCTGCGCGTGGTTCATGGCGTGAGCCTGCCGGGCCGCACGCTCGCCATTGTCGCGCCGGGCGCCGAGCTGCCGCCGGCGCATCCCGCCGCCGGCAAGACAATGATCAACGGAAGCGCGGCCGCCTATGTCTGCCGCGGCGCGACCTGCTCATTGCCGATCGTCGAGGCGACGGAGCTCGAGAAAGCGCTTCGTTAG
- a CDS encoding 4'-phosphopantetheinyl transferase family protein produces MAHSWAPAVSEGRIEITRLDFDLAAPWSEADWDALSAEERARALRFLRHEDRLRMISTRAALRRLIGEKLGVDPAALRFDSGAYGKLGLAGAGLFFNVSHSGACALIAVSRHWEVGVDIERADRKVDVAGLSSIALTREEREGIDAAGFFERWVAKEAALKALGIGITEKLQAFSIWPGQGDLYELRHAEADWGDLRIARLEAPPGYAAALAWKTP; encoded by the coding sequence ATGGCGCATTCTTGGGCTCCCGCGGTGAGCGAAGGGCGCATCGAGATCACGCGTCTCGATTTCGATCTCGCCGCGCCTTGGTCCGAGGCCGATTGGGACGCGCTGAGCGCGGAAGAGCGCGCGCGGGCGCTGCGCTTTCTGCGGCATGAGGATCGGCTGCGCATGATCTCGACGCGCGCCGCATTGCGGCGTCTCATCGGCGAGAAGCTGGGCGTCGATCCGGCGGCGCTGCGCTTCGACTCCGGGGCTTACGGCAAGCTCGGGCTCGCGGGCGCGGGCCTCTTCTTCAATGTCTCGCATTCCGGCGCGTGCGCGCTTATCGCCGTCTCGCGTCATTGGGAGGTCGGCGTCGACATAGAACGCGCCGATCGCAAGGTGGACGTCGCGGGTCTCTCCTCCATCGCCTTGACGCGAGAGGAGCGCGAAGGGATCGACGCCGCTGGTTTTTTCGAGCGCTGGGTGGCCAAGGAGGCGGCGCTGAAAGCGCTCGGCATCGGCATAACGGAGAAGCTGCAGGCCTTCTCCATATGGCCGGGGCAGGGCGATCTCTACGAGCTGCGCCACGCCGAGGCGGATTGGGGCGATCTTCGCATCGCGCGTCTCGAGGCGCCGCCGGGCTATGCGGCGGCGCTGGCGTGGAAGACGCCCTAA
- a CDS encoding DUF2325 domain-containing protein: MSERRPLVSLSVLKSAMASEGFELAPAARREAGARRRIWEIIGASHCSIVGTCLTIAELRKIARRTGFLGDEARYNDYQVHGLFVEKMHDENVVSRAVQKHLDTRYEGAIRKAKALDGEEALLAYWESAIDAGFVPGAYWALIGHPRLTPGVETRIFGDIHMMSHLSGAAHRGDAREAAEARRAKAEIARRLASVIAERNDELAVLRDEIVRLGAQLREARTLASECESLRREVDALRAAERGDETLRALTALRLSHAELREDYARLERRLERMKAKETRAPAPIVSEIAVAAAPVADEPRESETDLCGRCLLYVGGRPRTVCRLQRLVERRNGSLIHHDGGMEDSRAMLSELVRRADAVFFPVDCVSHRAVGAVKSLCESHGIPYCPLRSASASAFERAIETLAAPAAEAQR, translated from the coding sequence ATGAGCGAGCGGCGGCCTCTCGTTTCATTGAGCGTGCTGAAATCGGCCATGGCGAGCGAGGGCTTCGAGCTCGCGCCCGCCGCGCGGCGGGAGGCGGGCGCGCGTCGCCGCATATGGGAGATCATCGGCGCGTCGCATTGCTCGATCGTCGGCACATGCCTGACGATCGCGGAATTGCGCAAGATCGCGCGGCGCACCGGCTTTCTCGGCGACGAAGCGCGCTACAATGATTATCAGGTGCATGGCCTCTTCGTCGAGAAGATGCATGACGAGAATGTCGTCTCGCGCGCCGTGCAGAAGCATCTCGACACGCGCTATGAAGGCGCCATTCGTAAGGCCAAGGCGCTCGACGGCGAGGAGGCGCTGCTCGCCTATTGGGAGAGCGCGATCGACGCTGGCTTCGTTCCCGGCGCCTATTGGGCGCTGATCGGCCATCCGCGCCTCACGCCCGGCGTCGAGACGCGCATTTTCGGCGATATTCACATGATGTCGCATTTGAGCGGCGCCGCGCATCGCGGCGACGCCCGCGAGGCGGCCGAAGCGCGACGCGCGAAGGCGGAGATCGCGCGCCGGCTCGCCAGCGTCATCGCCGAGCGCAATGACGAGCTGGCCGTGCTGCGCGACGAGATCGTTCGGCTCGGCGCGCAGCTTCGCGAGGCGCGCACGCTCGCCAGCGAATGCGAGAGCCTGCGCCGCGAGGTCGACGCTTTGCGCGCGGCGGAGCGCGGCGACGAGACATTGCGCGCGCTCACGGCGCTCCGTCTTTCACATGCCGAATTGCGCGAGGATTATGCGCGGCTCGAGCGCCGCCTTGAGCGGATGAAGGCGAAGGAGACGCGCGCCCCGGCGCCGATTGTTTCCGAAATCGCCGTTGCGGCGGCGCCCGTCGCCGACGAGCCGCGCGAGAGCGAAACGGATCTGTGCGGCCGCTGCCTGCTCTATGTCGGCGGCCGGCCGCGCACGGTATGCCGGCTGCAGCGTCTCGTTGAGCGGCGCAATGGCTCGCTCATCCATCATGACGGCGGCATGGAAGACAGTCGCGCCATGCTGAGCGAGCTGGTGCGGCGCGCCGACGCCGTGTTCTTTCCCGTCGATTGCGTCAGCCATCGCGCTGTCGGCGCGGTGAAGAGCTTGTGCGAGAGCCATGGCATTCCCTATTGTCCATTGCGCAGCGCGAGCGCTTCGGCTTTCGAGAGAGCGATCGAGACGCTCGCCGCGCCGGCGGCGGAGGCGCAGCGATAG
- a CDS encoding antibiotic biosynthesis monooxygenase family protein, with protein sequence MFIAMNRFKVVKGEEKAFEQIWASRRTRLEEMEGFISFHLLRGPEREDHTLYASHTMWETKASFLAWTTSQQFRDSHKDAGKNKPLYVGHPEFEGFDAVLAQTNARDDAAVEATP encoded by the coding sequence ATGTTCATCGCGATGAATCGATTCAAAGTGGTCAAGGGCGAAGAAAAAGCGTTCGAGCAGATTTGGGCCTCGCGCCGCACGCGCCTCGAGGAGATGGAGGGATTCATTTCCTTCCATCTGCTGCGCGGGCCGGAGCGCGAGGATCACACGCTCTACGCCTCGCATACGATGTGGGAGACCAAGGCGAGCTTCCTCGCTTGGACGACGTCGCAGCAGTTCCGCGATTCGCACAAGGACGCCGGCAAGAACAAGCCGCTCTATGTCGGCCATCCCGAGTTCGAGGGGTTCGACGCCGTGCTCGCGCAGACCAATGCGCGTGACGATGCGGCGGTGGAGGCGACGCCATGA
- a CDS encoding cystathionine gamma-synthase family protein, whose protein sequence is MSSERYHKIRIGDHRLHAETLMLGYGYDPALSEGSVKPPVFLTSTFAFRTAEDGRDYFDHIAGRGAHARNEAPGLVYSRFNHPNLEILEDRLAVHENAEAGLVFSSGMSAIVTTILAYAKPGDVILHSRPLYGGTEVLIGRTLAPFDIKSVGFADGLDESVMRAAAERAMASGNVAMIFVETPSNPMNSLVDIAIVARIAQEIGARQGRRPILCCDNTLLGPVFQSPLEHGADLSLYSLTKYVGGHSDLIGGAVIGAHAALAPIRTMRNAIGTQLDPHSCWMLARSLETLSLRIRAAAGNAAIVAEYLSAHPKVARVHYPPLLPPDHPARALMQRQSTSAGSTFSFDVDGGEREAFAFLNRLQIFKLAVSLGGTESLVCHPATTVHSGLAEEARREIGITPALVRMSIGIEHPEDLVADIAQAFS, encoded by the coding sequence ATGAGCAGCGAACGCTATCACAAGATCCGCATCGGCGATCATCGTCTCCACGCAGAGACGCTGATGCTCGGCTATGGCTATGATCCCGCTCTCTCCGAAGGATCGGTGAAGCCTCCGGTGTTTCTCACATCGACATTCGCATTCCGCACGGCGGAGGATGGACGCGATTATTTCGACCATATCGCCGGCCGCGGCGCGCATGCGCGCAACGAGGCGCCGGGGCTCGTCTATTCGCGCTTCAATCATCCAAATCTCGAGATCCTCGAGGACCGACTCGCCGTGCATGAGAATGCGGAGGCGGGGCTCGTCTTCTCATCCGGCATGTCGGCGATCGTCACGACGATCCTCGCCTATGCGAAGCCGGGCGACGTGATCTTGCACAGCCGTCCGCTCTATGGCGGAACCGAAGTGCTGATCGGCCGCACGCTCGCGCCATTCGATATAAAAAGCGTCGGTTTCGCCGACGGGCTCGACGAGAGCGTCATGCGCGCCGCCGCCGAGCGCGCGATGGCGTCGGGCAATGTCGCCATGATCTTCGTCGAGACGCCGTCCAATCCGATGAACAGCCTCGTCGATATCGCCATTGTGGCGCGCATCGCGCAAGAGATCGGCGCGCGTCAGGGACGGCGTCCGATTCTGTGCTGCGACAACACATTGCTCGGGCCCGTGTTCCAATCGCCGCTCGAGCATGGCGCCGATCTCTCGCTCTATTCGCTGACCAAATATGTCGGCGGCCACAGCGATCTCATCGGCGGCGCCGTCATCGGCGCGCATGCGGCGCTGGCGCCGATCCGCACGATGCGCAACGCCATAGGCACGCAACTCGATCCGCATTCCTGCTGGATGCTGGCGCGCTCTCTCGAGACATTGTCGCTGCGCATACGCGCCGCCGCCGGCAATGCGGCGATCGTCGCCGAATATCTCTCCGCGCATCCGAAGGTCGCGCGCGTGCATTATCCGCCGCTGCTGCCGCCGGATCATCCGGCGCGCGCGCTGATGCAGCGTCAATCGACCTCCGCGGGCTCCACCTTCTCCTTCGATGTGGACGGCGGCGAAAGGGAAGCTTTCGCCTTTTTGAACAGGCTGCAGATTTTCAAATTGGCGGTGAGCCTCGGCGGCACGGAGTCGCTCGTTTGCCATCCGGCGACCACTGTTCATTCTGGATTGGCGGAGGAGGCGCGACGCGAGATCGGCATCACGCCGGCGCTGGTGCGCATGTCGATCGGCATAGAGCATCCAGAGGATCTCGTCGCCGATATCGCTCAGGCGTTCTCCTGA
- a CDS encoding outer membrane protein yields MKKLFSATAIALALSAGAALAADLPAVKAPLPPPLPPPPLWTGFYVGLNAGYSFGASNNIDVTTAHIYDSLGPNGFLAPIVIDPRAGGAGLALSGTANTQRNGFIGGGQVGYNYQFGNSFLVGLEADLQGAGIRSDSSFVSGSSWNAFNIGPGILRLDRSAAGATTVTTRTDWLGTVRGRLGYIWGPSFLIYATGGLAYGGTQAATHQSFYLNNTLSVLPPLLSVSVPYGSIGGFSRYDQSRIGWTVGGGIEWLFAPNLSFKAEYLYYDLGTARYLNSPIAATGPSVSFLGITSPLLTSINQGITRVKFDGHIARVGINYHFISAPPVPVVARY; encoded by the coding sequence ATGAAGAAGTTATTCTCAGCCACCGCGATTGCACTGGCTCTATCCGCTGGAGCGGCGCTGGCCGCGGACCTGCCCGCCGTCAAGGCTCCGCTGCCGCCTCCGCTGCCGCCGCCGCCCCTGTGGACCGGATTCTACGTCGGTCTGAACGCCGGCTATTCGTTCGGCGCGAGCAACAACATCGATGTCACGACCGCCCACATCTACGACTCGCTCGGACCGAATGGCTTTCTCGCTCCGATCGTGATCGATCCTCGCGCCGGCGGCGCCGGCCTCGCTTTGAGCGGGACCGCCAACACGCAGCGCAACGGATTCATCGGAGGTGGCCAGGTCGGCTACAATTATCAATTCGGCAACAGCTTCCTGGTCGGTCTCGAAGCCGATTTGCAAGGAGCCGGCATCCGTAGCGATAGCAGCTTCGTCAGCGGCTCGTCGTGGAACGCCTTCAACATCGGACCCGGCATTCTCAGACTGGACCGCTCCGCCGCCGGCGCCACCACGGTGACGACGCGCACGGATTGGCTCGGCACTGTGCGCGGCCGTTTGGGCTACATCTGGGGACCGTCTTTCCTGATCTACGCCACCGGCGGTCTCGCCTATGGCGGAACGCAGGCGGCGACGCATCAGTCCTTCTATTTGAACAACACGCTGTCCGTTCTCCCTCCGCTCCTTTCGGTCAGCGTTCCCTACGGCTCGATCGGCGGTTTCTCGCGCTACGATCAATCGCGCATCGGCTGGACGGTCGGCGGCGGCATCGAGTGGCTGTTCGCTCCGAACCTGAGCTTCAAGGCCGAATATCTCTACTACGATCTCGGCACGGCGCGTTACCTCAACAGCCCGATTGCAGCGACCGGCCCGTCGGTCAGCTTCCTCGGCATCACCTCGCCGCTGCTCACCTCGATCAACCAGGGCATCACGCGCGTGAAATTCGACGGACACATCGCGCGCGTCGGCATCAACTATCACTTCATCTCGGCGCCGCCGGTTCCGGTCGTCGCCAGATACTGA
- a CDS encoding EamA family transporter, which produces MISAAPAWAWAAFTLTAAGGQTLRNALQRDLTDKLGAACATFVRFLFGCPFAFLILAGACAIADVPPPAPRAHAVLVIAAAAALQIAATALMLVSMKERSFVIVTALLKTEAAQLVVFGMLFLGETATPSLALGALGATLGVLALSLPDPAAALRGATWRPILYGLASAALFGGSTVLYREGVLALGGPSIMVAAATELVLGLVLQTALILLYLGVFDRGGLFAIVAQWRESLSAGLLGAFATLFWFLAFALETAPRVRTLALIEVLFAQLVTRRMFAQRTGAREWLGLAMLIAGVAAVLNGG; this is translated from the coding sequence ATGATCTCCGCCGCTCCCGCCTGGGCCTGGGCCGCATTCACTCTCACCGCCGCGGGCGGACAGACTTTGCGCAACGCTCTGCAGCGCGATCTCACCGACAAGCTCGGCGCCGCATGCGCGACCTTCGTGCGCTTTCTCTTCGGCTGTCCTTTCGCCTTTCTCATTCTCGCCGGCGCCTGCGCCATCGCCGATGTTCCGCCGCCGGCGCCACGAGCGCATGCCGTGCTCGTCATCGCAGCGGCGGCCGCGCTGCAGATCGCGGCGACGGCGTTGATGCTCGTCTCGATGAAGGAGCGCTCCTTCGTCATTGTGACGGCGCTGCTGAAGACGGAAGCGGCGCAGCTCGTCGTCTTCGGAATGCTGTTTCTCGGCGAGACGGCGACCCCATCGCTCGCGCTCGGCGCGCTCGGCGCGACATTAGGCGTGCTCGCTCTGTCGCTGCCCGATCCTGCGGCGGCGTTGCGCGGCGCGACCTGGCGGCCAATTCTCTACGGACTCGCCTCGGCGGCGCTGTTCGGCGGCTCGACGGTTCTCTATCGCGAGGGCGTGCTGGCGCTCGGCGGCCCGTCCATCATGGTCGCGGCCGCGACCGAGCTGGTTCTCGGGCTCGTCTTGCAAACGGCGCTGATCTTGCTCTATCTGGGCGTCTTCGACCGCGGGGGCCTTTTCGCCATCGTCGCCCAGTGGCGGGAATCGCTGTCGGCGGGACTGCTCGGCGCTTTTGCGACGCTGTTCTGGTTCCTGGCTTTCGCTCTCGAGACCGCGCCGCGGGTGCGCACGCTGGCGCTGATCGAAGTCTTGTTCGCGCAATTGGTCACGCGCCGCATGTTCGCGCAGAGGACCGGAGCGCGGGAATGGCTCGGCCTGGCGATGCTGATCGCCGGAGTCGCGGCCGTGTTGAACGGCGGATAG
- a CDS encoding alpha/beta hydrolase, with the protein MASQIDGPRIQPKAGKAKQLVVFLHGYGADGNDLIEIGRQWRSFLPDAAFVSPHAPERCALSPNGRQWFPLTMRDPGERWRGVVATRPLLESFLAEELAKNELDESKLALVGFSQGTMLALHVGLRLRRAPAAILGYSGVLVAGGEPPDIPPQFGAKPPAVLLVHGEEDSMIPADALLLSANALAKAEVPTQWHLSAGLDHGIDNAGLLHGGLFLARSFGLPVEFGRRGGGAPR; encoded by the coding sequence ATGGCGTCCCAGATCGACGGCCCCCGAATTCAGCCCAAGGCCGGCAAGGCCAAGCAGCTCGTCGTCTTCCTCCACGGCTATGGCGCGGACGGCAATGATCTCATCGAGATCGGCCGGCAATGGCGGTCCTTCCTGCCGGACGCCGCCTTCGTCTCCCCCCATGCGCCGGAGCGTTGCGCGCTCTCGCCCAATGGGCGGCAATGGTTTCCGCTGACCATGCGCGATCCTGGCGAGCGCTGGCGCGGCGTGGTGGCGACGCGGCCGCTGCTGGAGAGCTTCCTCGCCGAGGAGCTGGCCAAGAACGAGCTGGACGAGAGCAAGCTCGCTCTGGTCGGCTTCAGCCAGGGGACGATGCTGGCGCTGCATGTGGGCCTGCGGCTGCGCCGGGCCCCGGCCGCCATTCTCGGCTATTCGGGCGTGCTGGTGGCGGGCGGCGAGCCGCCGGATATCCCCCCGCAATTCGGAGCCAAGCCGCCGGCGGTGCTGCTCGTCCATGGCGAGGAGGATTCGATGATCCCGGCCGATGCGCTGCTGCTCTCGGCCAACGCGCTGGCCAAGGCGGAGGTTCCGACGCAATGGCATCTGTCCGCCGGGCTCGACCATGGCATAGACAATGCCGGTCTGTTGCATGGCGGCCTGTTTTTGGCCAGGAGCTTCGGCCTGCCGGTCGAGTTCGGCCGTCGAGGCGGCGGCGCCCCGCGCTGA